The sequence GAGGATCTCTGCCGTAAAAGGTGGAACGGCCTGAGAGAGACATACTTAAAGGAGCAGAGAAAGTGTCTGGAGAAAAGGAGTGGGTCAGCTGCAGGGCCATCAAAAAGGTGGAAATACTCTGCGGTCATGTCCTTCCTCGACCCCTTCATTTCACCTAGAGACACCAGCAGCAACATGGTGCAGggggttgaggaagacagggCTGCCGAGTATGGTCATCCATCggagactggaggtttgtttatcagtgctgacatatatacatatagaaaaATGTATCTGCTTCATAATCAGACCTTTATGCACCATAGGGCTTCTTCTAGTTTGGCTGGGTGGGGGGGATAAAAATCTAGTatcatgatttaaaatgtatagaaatgtgtttcatatctcGTGTTTGttgtcactcagaggtaaacaatgaGGGAGAGGAAGCAGAAGGTGAGGGAGAAGAAGGAGAGGATGCTGGTGGTGCTGATGTGGAGGCTGGTGATGCTGATGTGGAGGCTGGTGGTGCTGATGGGGGTCCTGCTGCTGTTGCAAGGGTTCCTGCTAATGctgcagcagcatctcctgcaggATCAAGTGTAGCCAAACCACCTGGTATGATCAtaacagaagttgttttgcattctgttataaataaaatgtatctataaatgcttggtaaatcagtgatgacaatgttgatcattacctcatttaatgtttaaataaaacatatctATGATCgtatttaagtaacagtgacttgataagctattaatatatatatatatgttttgttttttgttgcttctTTAAAGGAAAGAGAGCAAAGAAGAGACCCAGCCAAGGCCCAAGTGAAATGGACCTGGTCATTATGGAGGCCCTCAggagacctcctcctcctccaccaccacctaTGTCGGCAGATGAAATGTTCTTAAAAAGCCTGCTTCCTACCCTGCAAAGAGTGCCCCCAGAAAACAGGGactttgtaaaattaaaaatgtacaaagtacTTGTTGATAATCTTCCGGTGACTCTAAATTTAGAAAATTTCGattaggtttttgatttggCTGGGTGGGGTGGGGGCAGGGGCACTCTTTGCATGGTAGGAATCACATTGTAAATAGATTAGTTTGAAGTTTTGTAAAGTTaatgtaaatagtttgtttaaaatcgaGGTGTTGTAAAGTTCatgtaaatagttttcttttaaGAATTGTtgagtaaaaacacattttcaagtttacattcgctttctttgtattttttaccaATGCATCTAAACATCTATATGTGTACtccacatcaaggttatatataATGTTCATATAAGAATTTAGAATTTCCTTATGTCTCTGTGTGACCTTTAATGTCTTAACTGAATTTCTGAGGTGAGGTTTCATGGATTGTTTAtatctggttaaaaatgaagatgACAAATGTTTCTCCCCcaattttccatatttattatgcACATGTTAATGCAGTAGGAAGTATGCTCTATAGACgtatgtggttggctcttaaaagagCCGTTTTGCGTGCGCTGGTGCACTATGACAGCCTGCTGTCTTGCCACGGTACAGCTCCCTCTGTGGAGAAGTATGAAGTGAAGACCTCTCGCACCTTGATGGCCTCCCGTCCAGAGTAGTTGGCGGCAACTCTCCCCAGTCCTGGTAGTGGCTCCACCTCGGCAGTCGGACTGTTCGCCCTGGCTGTGGTAGACGTGTGTCGCAGGAAGTTGTGCAGAACACAGGTTGCCTTTACACATTTCTCTGTAACATTTACCTTGACCTCCATGGCACGCCTGTACATTCTCCACTGAGAGGAGAGGATGCCAAAGGCGTCTTCCACCACCATACGAGCCCGGGACAGACGGTAATTGAAAATCTTCTGCTCTCTTGGGATGTTGCGCCCAGGAAAAGGCCTCATGAGGTTTTTCCTGAGTGGAAATGCCTCATCGGCAACAAACGCGTGTGGCTGTGGCCCACGGTGGTCTGCTCCTGGCAGTGTCTGGTCTGCAGGCAGGGGGAGGGCGCCGGCCCGGAGAGCCTGACCAGACACGGAGTTGGCGAGGATCCCTCCATCACTTGTTCTCCCATAGCCCCCAACATCAATCACCCCAAAACAATAATTTGCATCTACAACTGCAAAGAGAACTACAGAATATGTTCCCTTGTAGTTGTAGAACATGGATCCTGACTTGGGGGGGGCTTTAAGGACAACATGTTTGCCATCAAGTGCTCCACAGCAGAGAGGGAAATTCCACTTTGCCTCAAAGGTCTCGGCAATGGACTTCCACTCCTCTGTGGTGGGAACAGCCATGAACTCCTCCACTAGGCAGTCCCAGATAGCAGCTGCAACCGCAGGCACAATGATGGAGACGGTGGTGACCCCAACGCGGAAGCTGTTTGCTatggtcctgaaggagtcacctgtggccaTGTACCTGCACAGTGAACGACACAGAAAAGATTAGATTGATTGACGATCAAATATACATAATGTGGGTGTGagcgtctggtcctggagcctttttgatcttttgtttcttgaataactggcacacatctctttcaatgatcttcagggcaggtggggggtcagagggtgaggtagggaGGGAAGCTTCTACTTGCAGTAAAAGCTAttcaggtcttcagccagtctattgttacctgcagggtggggggagggtttcctgtagttggtagcctcacgcaggcctttccacacttctgaatggactttgtttgagaagctttgctttagcttctcagtgtagcacctcttggctactctgATCTCCTTGGTCAGTGTGTACTTAGCCTGCTTGAAGAGGTCCCTGTCCCCCACTCatgtaggcttcctccttagcctgacgcagcatcctaagttgaggtgtgaaccagggtttgttgttgttgtatgtgcagaaggtcctggtctgcacacacgtcctcacagaagctgatgtaagatgtcacagtgtcagtcagttcatctaggttgtctgatgcagcttcaaaaacactccaatcagtgcagtcaaagcagtcctgtgactcctgctttgactcctctgtccacctctttacagtccttactacaggtttagcagatttaaacttatgCCTGTGGGTCgggatgaggtgaatcagacagtgatcagagagccccaaagctgcacggggaacagagtgatatgaaacctttattacagtgtagcagtggtccagtgtgttagcatccctggtggggcactttatatgctgtctgtatttagggagttcgtgggttatatttgctctgttaaaatccccgaGAATGATAAGCAAAGagtttggatgttttttcttcacgtctgctatctggtcggccaggtgctgtaacgcctttgttacacaagcctgaggtgggatgtaaacaccaaccataacaaacgaggagaactcccg is a genomic window of Gouania willdenowi chromosome 16, fGouWil2.1, whole genome shotgun sequence containing:
- the LOC114478459 gene encoding uncharacterized protein LOC114478459, encoding MEEKLIVAVCDHPELYNTASYWYRDRTKKDLAWRRIGEAVGLAEDLCRKRWNGLRETYLKEQRKCLEKRSGSAAGPSKRWKYSAVMSFLDPFISPRDTSSNMVQGVEEDRAAEYGHPSETGEVNNEGEEAEGEGEEGEDAGGADVEAGDADVEAGGADGGPAAVARVPANAAAASPAGSSVAKPPGKRAKKRPSQGPSEMDLVIMEALRRPPPPPPPPMSADEMFLKSLLPTLQRVPPENRDFVKLKMYKVLVDNLPVTLNLENFD